Proteins encoded together in one Gemmatimonadota bacterium DH-78 window:
- a CDS encoding inositol monophosphatase family protein, with translation MRAESGPDRELVEEVLEAAVEFALEAGEITLRYFGGLVASEAKGDGSPVTLADREAETLLRERISARWPEHGILGEEFGVTRENAPIRWILDPIDGTRSFMRGVPLYGVLIGVESAAGPFVGVAHFPALDETVAAGRGLGCHWNAEPCSVSSVNSLERSLVLTTDAERILSRPEGVGFRTLMQGSSFSRTWGDCYGHILVATGRAEAMVDPILSPWDAGPLLTILTEAGGRFTDLEGRETIHGGSGISTNGVMHDEVIRTLRP, from the coding sequence ATGAGGGCTGAGTCGGGTCCCGACCGGGAGCTCGTGGAAGAGGTGCTCGAGGCGGCGGTCGAGTTCGCTCTGGAGGCCGGCGAGATCACCCTGCGCTACTTCGGAGGCCTCGTCGCATCGGAGGCGAAGGGCGACGGCAGCCCCGTCACGCTGGCCGACCGCGAGGCCGAGACGCTCCTTCGCGAGCGGATCTCCGCTCGGTGGCCCGAGCACGGCATTCTGGGCGAAGAGTTCGGCGTCACGCGCGAGAACGCGCCGATCCGCTGGATCCTCGACCCCATCGACGGCACGCGCTCGTTCATGCGCGGCGTGCCTCTCTACGGGGTTCTGATCGGCGTGGAGTCCGCCGCGGGTCCCTTCGTGGGCGTGGCGCATTTCCCCGCGCTCGACGAAACGGTGGCGGCGGGTCGGGGCCTCGGCTGCCACTGGAACGCCGAGCCCTGCTCCGTGTCGAGCGTGAACTCTCTCGAGCGCTCCCTCGTGCTCACCACCGACGCCGAGCGCATCCTCTCCCGCCCCGAAGGTGTCGGCTTCCGCACCCTGATGCAGGGGTCGTCGTTCTCCCGCACATGGGGCGACTGCTACGGCCACATCCTGGTGGCCACGGGACGGGCCGAGGCGATGGTCGACCCGATTCTCTCCCCGTGGGACGCCGGTCCCCTGCTCACGATCCTCACCGAGGCGGGCGGGCGGTTCACCGACCTCGAGGGCCGGGAAACCATCCACGGCGGGTCGGGCATCTCCACCAACGGGGTGATGCACGACGAGGTGATTCGCACGCTGCGACCCTGA
- a CDS encoding META domain-containing protein, which yields MRVVRLLTAAVATLVVATACGGPSAPGGMEPGAYIEQGRWDLRTIDELRVTATGDGQPWFRLSPAEGRVEGSTGCNTFNGPYHAGGTSVGFGPLAVTRRACTDPAAADVEQRMLEVLQEADTYQIEGGVLQLRVRGSIRMIFAPAR from the coding sequence GTGCGCGTCGTACGGCTCCTGACCGCAGCCGTCGCCACCCTCGTGGTGGCGACGGCCTGCGGCGGGCCGTCGGCTCCCGGCGGCATGGAGCCGGGAGCGTACATCGAGCAGGGCCGTTGGGATCTCCGCACCATCGACGAACTGCGGGTGACGGCCACGGGTGACGGGCAGCCGTGGTTCCGGCTCTCGCCCGCCGAGGGCCGGGTGGAGGGATCGACCGGCTGCAACACCTTCAACGGCCCGTACCACGCCGGCGGCACCAGCGTGGGCTTCGGCCCTCTCGCGGTCACCCGACGGGCCTGCACGGATCCGGCGGCCGCCGACGTCGAGCAGCGCATGCTCGAGGTGTTGCAGGAGGCCGACACCTACCAGATCGAGGGTGGCGTCCTCCAGCTCCGGGTGCGCGGAAGCATCCGGATGATCTTCGCACCGGCGCGCTGA
- a CDS encoding c-type cytochrome gives MRSSLRLLLMAGLLSTTAACNTLDDAMVSVFGRSMRDQSTFDPYEHPLMPAEGAVSFSSGNFPADRNSVVVGAPEERDYDIPDFTNAQTPNPEAEIWGTFSNPVPADAQSLERGEVLFNRYCAVCHGETGIGADANIASVWPVLPAYNLALDPVAGYSDSYIYAMIRVGRGLMPSYGHQITHFDRWNIVNYLRQLQSNNTAGQAAGAGEG, from the coding sequence ATGCGTAGTTCCCTTCGCCTGCTCCTGATGGCGGGCCTTCTCTCGACCACCGCGGCGTGCAACACCCTCGACGACGCGATGGTGTCGGTGTTCGGGCGGTCGATGCGCGACCAGTCGACCTTCGACCCCTACGAGCATCCGCTGATGCCCGCCGAGGGCGCGGTGTCGTTCTCGTCGGGCAACTTCCCGGCGGATCGCAACTCGGTGGTGGTGGGGGCGCCGGAGGAACGGGACTACGACATTCCCGACTTCACCAACGCCCAGACGCCCAACCCCGAGGCCGAGATCTGGGGCACCTTCTCCAACCCGGTGCCCGCCGACGCGCAGTCGCTGGAGCGGGGCGAGGTGCTCTTCAACCGCTACTGCGCGGTCTGCCACGGTGAGACGGGGATCGGTGCCGATGCGAACATCGCCTCGGTCTGGCCGGTGCTTCCGGCCTACAACCTGGCGCTCGACCCGGTGGCCGGGTACTCCGACAGCTACATCTACGCCATGATCCGCGTGGGTCGCGGTCTCATGCCCTCGTACGGGCACCAGATCACCCACTTCGACCGCTGGAACATCGTGAACTACCTGCGACAGCTTCAGTCGAACAACACCGCCGGGCAGGCTGCCGGCGCCGGGGAGGGCTGA
- a CDS encoding DUF3341 domain-containing protein gives MSDSTNLLASFDYLDDVVDAIGELRKAGFSNDLTAYVSYPDHHIEHAMGYDQSPVRVFTLVGGLTGTATGFAFPSFASMDWPLITGGKPILSIPAYVIPAFELTVLFGALSTVIGLFVLSRLPNPKPSVIYDPEFSSGRYGLLVRASGRADEARSILQKYQPAELREGSDA, from the coding sequence ATGAGCGATTCGACCAACCTCCTGGCGTCGTTCGACTACCTCGACGACGTGGTGGACGCGATCGGTGAGCTGCGAAAGGCCGGCTTCTCCAACGACCTGACGGCCTACGTCTCGTACCCCGACCACCACATCGAGCACGCGATGGGCTACGATCAGAGCCCGGTGCGGGTGTTCACCCTGGTGGGCGGTCTCACCGGCACCGCCACGGGATTCGCCTTCCCGTCGTTCGCCTCGATGGACTGGCCGCTGATCACCGGCGGCAAGCCGATCCTGTCGATCCCGGCGTACGTGATTCCGGCCTTCGAACTGACGGTGCTCTTCGGGGCCCTCTCGACGGTGATCGGGCTCTTCGTGCTGAGCCGGCTCCCGAACCCGAAGCCGTCGGTGATCTACGATCCCGAGTTCAGCTCCGGGCGCTACGGTCTGCTGGTGCGCGCGAGCGGCCGCGCCGACGAGGCGCGCTCCATCCTTCAGAAGTATCAGCCTGCGGAGCTCCGGGAGGGGTCCGATGCGTAG